A window of Roseateles sp. XES5 genomic DNA:
CGCTCAAGGCCCGCTCCGTCGTGCCGTCGAAGAGCCCGGTCTTCGAGGGCCATTTCCCCGGCATGCCGCTCGTCCCGGGCGTGCTGCTCATCGAAACGATGGCGCAGGCCTCGGGTTTCCTGGTGCTGGCCGCCTCCGATTTCGCCGCCATGCCCTTCCTGATGAGCGTCGACGGCGCGAAGATGCGCACCTTCGTCGAACCCGACGCGGTGCTCGACATCGAGGCCGTGCTGGAGCATGACGGATCGGGTTATGCCGTGACGAAGGCGAAGATTTCGTCGGCCGGCAAGAAGGTGTGCGACGCGCAGCTGAAGCTGCGCACCATGCCGTTTGCCGAAGTGCCGCTCGCCGATATCGTGCGCAAGCGCGCCGGCGAGGTGGGTTTGTTCGAGGCGCTGGCAGCGTCTGCTGAAGGGAAGTGAGCATGGCGAACAACGATGTGGTCATCACCGGCGTCGGCATCGTCACCTGTCACGGTGTCGGCGCGGCGGCGCATGTGGAAATCCTCGGTGCGGCAAAGGCCCCGGAGCTGAAGATCGAGACGGAGCGCTTCGCGCCCTATCCGGTCCATCCGATGCCGGAGATCGACTGGAACCAGCAGATCGCCAAGCGCGGCGACCAGCGCCAGATGGAAAACTGGCAGCGCCTCGGCGTCTTCGCCGCCGGCCTTGCGCTCGATGACGCCGGTTTCAAGGACGATGCGGATGCCTGCGGCACGATGGACATGATCGTGGCGGCCGGCGGCGGCGAGCGCGATATCGCCGTCGATTCGCTGATCGTCGACGAAGGCCTGAAGCGCAACGACCGCGAACAGCTTCTGAACGAAAAGCTGACGACGGAACTGCGTCCGACGCTCTTCCTCGCCCAGCTTTCCAACCTGCTCGCCGGCAACATTTCCATCGTGCACAAGGTCACCGGTTCCTCCCGCACCTTCATGGGCGAAGAAGCCGCCGGGATCAGCGCGGTCGAGACGGCTTTCCACCGCATCCGCTCCGGCCAGTCGACGCACACGCTCGTCGGCAGCGCACTCGTCGCCGAGCGTCAGGACGTCATCCTGCTTTACGAAGCCCTCGGCGCGCATGCGACGGGCGGCTGGACGCCGCTCTGGTCGCGTGACGAAAGCGCCGGCGGCGGCATCATCACCGGCACGGCCGCCGCTTTCCTGATCCTGGAATCCCGTGCTCATGCCGAGGCCCGCGGCGCGCGCATCTACGCGACCATCGACGCCATCGGCGGCGACCGCGGTCCGCGCGGCGAGGGCAAGCTGGAAGCCCGGCTGGAGCGCCTTTCCGAAGGTGCGGAGGCCGGCGACAAGACGGTCGTCTTCTCCGGTGCCTCCGGTGCGCATGAGGCAACGGCGCGCGAGAAGACCTGGCTCGACAAGCGTTTCGCC
This region includes:
- a CDS encoding beta-ketoacyl-ACP synthase encodes the protein MANNDVVITGVGIVTCHGVGAAAHVEILGAAKAPELKIETERFAPYPVHPMPEIDWNQQIAKRGDQRQMENWQRLGVFAAGLALDDAGFKDDADACGTMDMIVAAGGGERDIAVDSLIVDEGLKRNDREQLLNEKLTTELRPTLFLAQLSNLLAGNISIVHKVTGSSRTFMGEEAAGISAVETAFHRIRSGQSTHTLVGSALVAERQDVILLYEALGAHATGGWTPLWSRDESAGGGIITGTAAAFLILESRAHAEARGARIYATIDAIGGDRGPRGEGKLEARLERLSEGAEAGDKTVVFSGASGAHEATAREKTWLDKRFAGSAVRGYSAATGQALEAQFPLGLALAALTLGSGVTVAPFDAAAEAAMGAPAATAVVTTVGHSRGEGVAILVAEK
- a CDS encoding 3-hydroxyacyl-ACP dehydratase FabZ family protein codes for the protein MLLEYFQMIDRVETVDGARRTLKARSVVPSKSPVFEGHFPGMPLVPGVLLIETMAQASGFLVLAASDFAAMPFLMSVDGAKMRTFVEPDAVLDIEAVLEHDGSGYAVTKAKISSAGKKVCDAQLKLRTMPFAEVPLADIVRKRAGEVGLFEALAASAEGK